The Candidatus Binatus sp. genome has a segment encoding these proteins:
- a CDS encoding IS110 family transposase, with protein sequence MTRAEVFVGIDVSKARLDVALGFAGELLGIAHDARGIVELAGRLQKLAPALVVLEASGGLETALVGELAAAQVPVAVVNPRQVREFTRCTGQLAKTDALDARALALFAERIKPPVRELPDEQTRQLQALVTRRRELVEMLSAERNRLGCVPAVLHREIRAHIRWLQARLKQRDHDLDQMLRNSPLWREREDLLSSVPGVGPVLCATLLAGLPELGRLNRREIAALVGVAPYPHDSGTMRGRRTVWGGRAHLRAALYMGALVGVRYNPVLRSLYCRLLQRGKAKKLALVACMRKLITILNAMLKHRTHWSAPCPIPA encoded by the coding sequence CGATGTGAGCAAGGCGCGGCTGGATGTGGCGCTAGGGTTCGCGGGCGAGTTGTTGGGCATCGCCCACGACGCGCGTGGGATCGTGGAGCTGGCCGGGCGGTTGCAAAAGCTCGCTCCCGCGCTGGTGGTGCTGGAAGCCAGCGGCGGCTTGGAGACGGCGCTGGTGGGCGAGCTGGCGGCGGCGCAGGTGCCGGTGGCGGTGGTCAACCCGCGCCAAGTGCGCGAGTTCACGCGCTGCACCGGGCAGTTGGCCAAGACCGACGCGCTTGACGCGCGTGCCCTGGCGCTGTTCGCGGAGCGGATCAAGCCGCCGGTCAGGGAGTTGCCCGACGAGCAGACCCGCCAGTTGCAGGCGCTGGTTACCCGTCGGCGCGAACTGGTCGAGATGCTGAGCGCCGAGCGCAACCGGCTCGGCTGCGTGCCGGCGGTGCTGCACCGCGAGATCCGCGCGCATATCCGCTGGCTCCAGGCCCGGCTTAAGCAGCGCGACCACGACCTCGACCAGATGCTGCGCAACTCGCCGCTGTGGCGGGAACGGGAGGACCTGCTGAGCAGCGTGCCCGGTGTCGGTCCGGTGCTGTGCGCAACGCTGCTCGCGGGACTGCCGGAGTTGGGCCGGCTCAACCGGCGGGAGATTGCCGCGCTGGTGGGGGTGGCGCCCTATCCCCACGACAGCGGCACGATGCGTGGCCGGCGCACGGTCTGGGGCGGACGCGCCCATCTGCGCGCGGCGCTCTACATGGGCGCCCTCGTCGGCGTGCGCTATAACCCGGTCCTGCGTTCCCTCTATTGCCGTCTGCTGCAGCGTGGCAAAGCCAAAAAGCTCGCGCTGGTCGCCTGCATGCGCAAACTCATCACCATCCTAAATGCGATGCTTAAGCATCGCACTCATTGGAGTGCTCCATGCCCAATCCCCGCTTGA